In a genomic window of Magnolia sinica isolate HGM2019 chromosome 14, MsV1, whole genome shotgun sequence:
- the LOC131224770 gene encoding protein FAR1-RELATED SEQUENCE 11-like isoform X3, translating into MERMSEETGLVMEASDNGTDLSTDDIGTIEETPEETILSRQTSVNLVPFVGQRFVSQDAAYEFYCSYAKQCGFSIRRHRTRGKDGVGRGITRRDFTCHRGGYPQIKPSDESKLQRNRKSSRCGCPAYMRIVKRADFDVPEWRITGFSNTHNHELLKSNEVRLLPAYCTISADDKSRICMFAKAGMSVRQMLRLMELEKGVKLGCLPFTEIDVRNLLQSFRNVDKDNDAIDLLTMCKNIKDEEPDFKYEFKIDAHNQVEHIAWSYASSVRSYEAFGDAVVFDTAHRLDAYDMLLGIWIGVDNYGMNSFFGCVLLRDENMHSFSWALKTFLGFMKGKAPQTILTDQNMWLKEAIAVEMPDTKHAFCIWHIIAKFSDWFSVLLGSQYDNWKAEFHRLYNMETAEDFEEGWREMVNAYELHTNKHIVSLYALRKLWALPYLRCHFFAGMNVTFQSESINAFIQRFLSAQSRLDHFVEQVAVVVDFRDQAGAKQKMQRKLHKVCLKTGSPIEANAATVLTPYAFCKLQEELVLAPQYASFQMDDGYFLVRHHTQMDGGCKVIWIPGEELIRCSCHQFEFSGILCRHVLRVLSTNNCFHIPDQYLPLRWRCVSKPFRTTPRENADRVQLLQSMISALITESVLTEERLDVAYEQIDSVLSRIKEFPRPMHGTSDIAYGSPNSLVLPEVEDSDGIVQSFTTGNPHESIALGKLKERRAKDAVELSRKRRRCSVPCCGQFGHDASDCPMVGAEGLNGDGLGFL; encoded by the exons TGAATTTTATTGCAGTTATGCAAAGCAATGCGGTTTCTCAATTCGACGTCATCGTACTAGAGGAAAAGATGGAGTTGGCAGGGGAATTACGAGAAGGGATTTTACCTGCCATCGTGGTGGCTATCCACAGATAAAACCATCAGATGAAAGCAAACTACAAAGAAATCGGAAATCATCACGGTGCGGGTGTCCAGCATACATGCGAATTGTTAAAAGGGCAGATTTTGATGTTCCCGAATGGCGTATTACGGGCTTTAGCAACACCCACAACCACGAACTCTTAAAATCGAATGAAGTTCGTCTCCTTCCTGCCTATTGCACTATATCAGCAGATGACAAAAGCCGAATTTGCATGTTTGCAAAAGCTGGGATGTCAGTGCGGCAAATGCTAAGACTAATGGAGCTAGAGAAAGGTGTGAAACTAGGTTGTTTACCATTTACAGAAATAGATGTGAGAAACCTATTACAATCTTTTAGAAATGTGGATAAAGATAATGACGCTATTGACCTTCTTACAATGTGCAAGAACATCAAGGATGAAGAGCCCGACTTCAAGTACGAGTTTAAGATAGATGCACATAACCAGGTGGAGCATATTGCTTGGTCATATGCTTCATCAGTTCGATCATACGAGGCTTTCGGAGATGCAGTGGTTTTTGATACGGCCCACCGCTTGGATGCCTACGACATGCTGCTCGGAATCTGGATCGGAGTTGACAATTACGGCATGAATTCTTTTTTCGGCTGTGTGCTCTTGCGGGATGAGAACATGCATTCTTTTTCATGGGCACTGAAG ACGTTTTTGGGCTTCATGAAAGGAAAGGCTCCGCAAACAATCTTGACAGACCAAAATATGTGGCTTAAAGAGGCGATTGCTGTTGAAATGCCAGACACCAAACATGCCTTCTGCATTTGGCACATTATCGCGAAGTTCTCTGATTGGTTTTCTGTACTTCTAGGATCACAATATGACAATTGGAAAGCTGAGTTCCATCGGCTCTATAATATGGAGACAGCGGAAGACTTTGAAGAAGGATGGAGGGAGATGGTTAATGCATACGAACTTCATACTAATAAGCATATTGTCAGTTTGTATGCGTTACGGAAGCTTTGGGCATTACCGTACTTGAGATGTCACTTCTTTGCGGGAATGAATGTTACCTTCCAATCAGAGTCTATAAATGCTTTCATCCAACGATTCTTGAGTGCACAATCTCGGCTTGATCATTTTGTAGAACAA GTAGCTGTTGTTGTTGATTTTAGGGATCAAGCTGGAGCAAAACAAAAGATGCAACGGAAACTTCACAAAGTCTGTCTCAAAACGGGTTCACCCATTGAAGCTAATGCGGCGACTGTTCTTACACCTTATGCATTCTGCAAGCTCCAAGAAGAACTTGTTTTAGCTCCACAGTATGCATCATTTCAAATGGACGATGGGTATTTTCTTGTGAGACACCATACCCAAATGGATGGCGGGTGCAAAGTGATTTGGATTCCTGGAGAAGAGCTCATTAGATGCAGCTGCCATCAATTTGAATTTTCAGGCATCCTTTGTAGGCATGTTCTTCGTGTCCTCTCAACGAATAACTGCTTTCACATCCCAGACCAATACCTACCCCTTCGTTGGCGTTGTGTGAGCAAGCCCTTTCGGACAACTCCGAGGGAGAATGCTGATAGAGTTCAGCTATTGCAGTCTATGATTTCGGCCCTTATAACGGAATCAGTCTTAACGGAGGAACGCCTTGATGTCGCTTATGAACAAATTGATTCGGTGTTGTCTCGTATTAAAGAATTTCCTAGGCCCATGCATGGTACAAGTGATATTGCCTATGGGAGTCCCAACTCCCTAGTTCTACCTGAGGTGGAGGACTCTGATGGTATTGTTCAAAGCTTTACAACAGGGAATCCTCATGAATCTATTGCTCTGGGAAAGCTAAAAGAAAGAAGAGCAAAAGATGCAGTTGAGCTTTCTAGGAAAAGAAGGCGTTGTTCTGTTCCTTGCTGCGGGCAATTTGGACATGATGCAAGTGACTGCCCAATGGTGGGAGCTGAAGGTTTGAATGGAGATGGACTTGGGTTCTTATAG